One Pseudodesulfovibrio alkaliphilus DNA segment encodes these proteins:
- a CDS encoding fumarate reductase flavoprotein subunit codes for MQTVYTDLLVVGAGLAGERAAVEAADAGFSAICLSLVPARRSHSSAAQGGMQASLGNSVMGEGDCPDVHFEDTVKGSDWGCDQEVARLFADAAPIEMRRLAHWGVPWNRVVPGKSIYFKGGKQFEKVEKEEKEGLIMARSFGGTAKWRTCYTSDGTGHAVMCTMDNRCAQMGVEVHDKTEAIALIHDGETCSGVVARCLRSGELRVYLAKAVMIASGGFGRIYPNTTNAVICDGGAHAMCVDTGVVPMGNMEAVQFHPTGIVPTDILVTEGCRGDGGTLLDVNEKRFMDIYEPEKAELASRDVVSRWMTHHMREGHGVKSPYGEHLWLDIRHLGEEHITGKLREVYEICTSFLGVNPIHQLIPVRPTQHYSMGGVRTNKDGAAYGLKGLFSAGEAACWDMHGFNRLGGNSLAETVVAGGIVGRKIAEYLKGCETIFQTALISDAVKRQQTRIDALVKCRNGSENVYRVRAAMHEALNKGANIFRTREGLDACVAALQEALVRAKNVGLRSDGKGVNPELAAALKLEGQVKLALMVAYGALMRTESRGSHNREDFPARNDRDWLTRTLAIWKSPDDTLPTLEYEPATTVVEIPPGDRGYGKSEIISADDKKE; via the coding sequence ATGCAGACTGTCTACACCGATTTGCTTGTTGTCGGCGCGGGTCTTGCTGGCGAGCGCGCGGCCGTGGAGGCCGCCGACGCTGGTTTCTCCGCCATCTGTCTGAGTCTGGTGCCCGCCAGACGTTCCCACTCATCGGCCGCTCAGGGCGGCATGCAGGCTTCCCTTGGCAACAGCGTCATGGGCGAGGGCGACTGTCCCGATGTCCATTTCGAGGATACGGTCAAGGGCTCTGACTGGGGTTGCGACCAAGAGGTGGCCCGCCTCTTTGCCGACGCGGCTCCCATAGAAATGCGCCGTCTTGCCCACTGGGGCGTACCCTGGAACCGTGTGGTGCCCGGAAAGTCCATTTATTTCAAGGGGGGCAAGCAGTTCGAAAAAGTCGAAAAGGAGGAGAAAGAGGGGCTGATCATGGCCCGCTCCTTCGGCGGCACGGCCAAATGGCGCACCTGCTACACCTCGGACGGCACCGGCCACGCGGTCATGTGTACCATGGACAACCGCTGCGCCCAGATGGGCGTCGAGGTCCATGACAAGACCGAGGCCATCGCACTGATCCACGACGGCGAGACCTGCTCCGGCGTTGTCGCCCGTTGTCTTCGCAGCGGCGAATTGCGCGTCTACCTGGCCAAGGCGGTGATGATTGCCTCGGGCGGATTCGGTCGCATCTACCCCAACACCACCAATGCCGTCATCTGCGACGGCGGGGCTCATGCCATGTGCGTGGATACCGGCGTGGTGCCCATGGGCAACATGGAGGCTGTCCAGTTCCATCCCACGGGCATCGTGCCCACCGACATCCTGGTCACCGAGGGGTGCCGGGGCGACGGCGGCACGTTGCTTGATGTCAACGAAAAGCGGTTCATGGACATTTATGAGCCCGAGAAGGCCGAGCTGGCTTCCCGAGATGTGGTCTCCCGCTGGATGACCCACCACATGCGCGAGGGGCACGGGGTCAAGAGCCCCTACGGCGAGCATTTGTGGCTCGACATCCGCCATCTGGGCGAGGAGCACATCACTGGCAAGCTGCGCGAGGTCTACGAAATCTGCACTTCCTTCCTGGGCGTGAACCCCATCCACCAGCTCATTCCGGTGCGCCCCACCCAGCATTATTCCATGGGCGGTGTGCGTACCAACAAGGATGGCGCTGCCTATGGACTCAAGGGCCTCTTCTCGGCAGGCGAGGCCGCCTGCTGGGACATGCACGGCTTCAACCGGCTGGGCGGCAACTCCCTGGCAGAGACCGTGGTGGCGGGCGGCATCGTGGGCCGCAAGATCGCCGAGTATCTCAAGGGATGCGAGACCATCTTCCAGACAGCCCTTATCAGCGACGCCGTCAAGCGCCAGCAGACGCGCATCGATGCCCTGGTCAAATGCCGCAACGGCTCGGAAAATGTCTATAGGGTCCGCGCGGCCATGCACGAGGCGCTGAACAAGGGAGCCAACATCTTCAGGACCCGTGAGGGGCTTGATGCGTGCGTTGCCGCGTTGCAGGAGGCGCTGGTGCGGGCCAAGAACGTGGGCCTTCGTTCCGATGGCAAGGGGGTTAATCCCGAGCTGGCCGCCGCCCTCAAGCTAGAAGGACAGGTCAAGCTTGCGCTGATGGTCGCCTACGGCGCGCTCATGCGTACCGAGTCGCGGGGCTCCCACAACCGCGAGGACTTCCCGGCCCGCAATGACCGCGATTGGCTGACCCGCACCCTGGCCATTTGGAAGAGCCCGGACGACACCCTGCCCACCTTGGAATACGAACCGGCCACCACCGTGGTGGAGATTCCCCCGGGCGACAGGGGCTACGGCAAATCCGAAATCATCAGCGCCGACGACAAGAAGGAATAG
- a CDS encoding fumarate reductase iron-sulfur subunit, with the protein MSRLLKFNIFRYNPEDTLSTPHMEEFVLEETDAMTLFIALNRIREEQDPSLQFDFCCRAGICGSCGMVINGRPGLACHTKTKDLPGEITLLPLPVFKLVGDLSVDTGSWFREMYTRTESWIHTDKEFDPAALEERMDNKTAVGIYELERCVECGCCISACGTARLREDFLGAAALNRVARFLIDPRDQRTDADYYEIIGNDMGIFGCMGLLACEDVCPKHLPLQNQLGFLRRKMGITSLKRIFRK; encoded by the coding sequence ATGTCCAGACTGCTCAAATTCAATATATTCCGCTATAACCCCGAGGACACCTTGTCCACGCCTCACATGGAGGAGTTTGTTCTCGAAGAGACCGACGCCATGACCCTGTTCATCGCCCTCAACCGTATTCGCGAAGAACAGGACCCGTCGTTGCAGTTCGATTTCTGCTGCCGTGCGGGCATCTGCGGTTCCTGCGGCATGGTCATCAACGGTCGCCCCGGGCTGGCCTGTCATACCAAGACAAAGGATCTGCCCGGCGAGATCACCCTGCTGCCCCTCCCGGTCTTCAAGCTGGTGGGCGACCTGTCTGTGGACACCGGCAGCTGGTTTCGCGAGATGTACACCAGGACCGAATCGTGGATTCATACCGACAAGGAGTTCGATCCCGCCGCCCTTGAGGAGCGGATGGACAACAAGACCGCGGTGGGCATCTACGAGCTTGAGCGGTGTGTGGAGTGCGGCTGTTGCATCTCCGCCTGCGGCACGGCCCGCCTGCGCGAGGACTTCCTGGGCGCGGCGGCCCTCAACCGCGTGGCCCGGTTCCTTATCGATCCCCGCGACCAGCGGACCGATGCCGACTACTACGAGATCATCGGCAACGACATGGGCATCTTCGGCTGCATGGGCCTGCTGGCCTGCGAGGATGTCTGTCCCAAGCACCTGCCGTTGCAGAACCAGCTCGGCTTCCTGCGCCGCAAGATGGGCATCACGTCCCTCAAGCGTATCTTCAGGAAGTAG
- a CDS encoding fumarate hydratase: protein MREIPVQNVIDAVAAMCIKANTELPDDVRAKFEQAMAEETSDSAREVLRQLLENADLARDTKLPLCQDCGLAVFFVEVGDDVRVVGGNLREAINEGVRKGYADGFLRKSACHPLTRANTGDGTPAIIHFDMVPGDRLKLVYMAKGGGSENMSRVTMLSPAQGWEGIKKFVVERVAEAGPNPCPPTVIGIGVGGTFDHAAKIAKQSLMRRLDDTHPDPDIAAREKELEDALNALGIGPMGLGGNTTVLGVKITMEPCHLASLPLAVNVQCHSQRHEEVEL from the coding sequence ATGAGAGAGATTCCTGTTCAGAACGTGATCGACGCGGTGGCGGCCATGTGTATCAAGGCCAATACCGAACTGCCTGATGATGTTCGCGCCAAGTTCGAGCAGGCCATGGCCGAGGAGACGAGTGACTCGGCCAGGGAAGTCCTGCGTCAGTTGCTGGAGAACGCCGATTTGGCCCGGGACACCAAGCTGCCGCTATGTCAGGACTGCGGACTGGCGGTGTTTTTTGTCGAGGTGGGCGATGATGTGCGCGTTGTGGGCGGCAACCTGCGCGAAGCCATCAACGAAGGCGTACGCAAGGGCTACGCCGATGGTTTTTTGCGCAAGTCGGCCTGCCATCCGCTGACACGGGCCAATACCGGCGACGGCACCCCGGCCATCATCCATTTCGACATGGTTCCGGGCGACAGGCTCAAGCTGGTCTACATGGCCAAGGGAGGCGGCAGCGAGAACATGAGCCGAGTGACCATGCTCTCCCCGGCCCAGGGCTGGGAGGGCATCAAGAAGTTCGTGGTCGAGCGCGTGGCCGAGGCCGGACCGAATCCGTGCCCGCCCACGGTCATCGGCATCGGCGTGGGCGGCACCTTTGACCACGCTGCCAAGATAGCCAAGCAGTCGCTGATGCGCCGCCTGGACGACACCCATCCCGACCCGGACATCGCGGCCAGGGAGAAGGAGCTTGAGGACGCCCTCAACGCCCTGGGCATCGGCCCCATGGGACTTGGCGGCAACACCACGGTGCTCGGCGTCAAGATCACCATGGAACCCTGCCATCTGGCGAGTCTGCCGCTGGCGGTCAATGTCCAGTGTCATTCCCAGCGTCACGAGGAGGTGGAGCTCTAA
- a CDS encoding Fe-S-containing hydro-lyase, protein MAQYILNTPLTDADVKKLKAGDVVFLNGTIYSARDAAHKKLMELLDAGKDLPFDLKGAAIYYVGPSPAPPGRPIGAAGPTTSYRMDTYAPRLHSLGLKATIGKGKRSDEVKAAMREHTGVYFGATGGAGALLSNSITESTVIAFDELGPEAIRAMKVKDFPLLVINDCSGGELYVKPRLDTAG, encoded by the coding sequence ATGGCCCAATACATCCTGAACACCCCGCTGACCGATGCGGATGTCAAGAAACTCAAGGCTGGAGACGTGGTCTTTCTGAACGGAACCATTTATTCAGCCCGCGATGCGGCCCACAAGAAACTCATGGAGCTGCTGGACGCAGGCAAGGATCTGCCCTTTGACCTCAAGGGAGCGGCCATCTATTATGTCGGCCCCAGTCCGGCTCCTCCGGGCCGTCCCATAGGCGCGGCCGGACCCACCACCAGCTACCGCATGGACACCTACGCTCCAAGGCTGCACAGCCTGGGCCTGAAGGCCACCATAGGCAAGGGCAAGCGCAGCGACGAGGTCAAGGCGGCCATGCGCGAGCATACGGGTGTTTACTTCGGGGCCACAGGTGGTGCGGGGGCGCTGCTGTCCAACTCCATCACCGAGTCCACGGTCATCGCTTTTGACGAACTGGGGCCGGAAGCGATCCGGGCCATGAAGGTCAAGGACTTTCCGCTGCTTGTGATCAACGACTGTTCCGGCGGCGAATTGTACGTCAAACCGAGGCTTGACACGGCCGGGTAA
- a CDS encoding PLP-dependent aminotransferase family protein — MADIFARRMGTVHRSFIREILKVTADPEIISFAGGLPNPELFPVAAMDKAAHEVFSTIGASALQYSTTEGDAGLRAIIARRYKENRGLDVDPDSILITTGSQQILDMVAKVFIDRGDKVVIERPGYLGAIQAFSLFEPEFVSVSLEPDGPDLAELEAAFRAGAKCFYSVPNFQNPSGVSYSLAKRQAVARLLDEYGVLFVEDDPYGELRFMGDDLPSIFSLRKNPGILCGSFSKIAAPGFRLGWLVADRAVLDKLVIAKQAADLHTSTVAQAIMRRYLETNDIEGHVALIRERYGSQREVMVEMIRRYFPPEVSIIEPEGGMFLWATMPRGASSMDLFDAAIKDKVAFVPGQPFHVDGTGDNTLRLNFSNSDAPRIEEGIRRLGRSIQTILK; from the coding sequence ATGGCCGACATTTTTGCCCGACGCATGGGCACCGTTCACCGCTCTTTCATTCGTGAAATCCTCAAAGTCACCGCTGATCCCGAAATAATCTCCTTTGCGGGCGGACTGCCCAACCCGGAGTTGTTTCCCGTTGCAGCCATGGACAAGGCGGCTCACGAGGTCTTTTCCACCATCGGGGCCTCGGCCCTGCAATATTCCACCACCGAGGGCGACGCCGGGCTCAGGGCCATCATCGCCCGCCGCTACAAGGAGAACCGGGGGCTTGATGTGGACCCGGACTCCATTCTCATTACCACGGGCTCCCAGCAGATACTGGACATGGTGGCCAAGGTCTTCATCGACAGGGGAGACAAGGTGGTCATCGAGCGGCCCGGCTATCTCGGGGCGATCCAGGCTTTTTCGCTGTTTGAGCCGGAGTTCGTCTCCGTGTCCCTTGAGCCGGACGGGCCGGATCTGGCCGAGCTTGAGGCGGCCTTCAGGGCCGGGGCCAAGTGTTTTTATTCCGTGCCCAATTTCCAGAACCCGTCGGGCGTCAGCTATTCGCTGGCCAAGCGCCAGGCCGTCGCCCGGCTGCTGGACGAGTACGGTGTGCTTTTTGTGGAGGACGACCCCTACGGCGAACTTCGCTTCATGGGCGACGACCTGCCGAGCATCTTTTCCCTGCGTAAAAATCCCGGCATTCTTTGCGGCTCGTTTTCCAAGATCGCAGCTCCGGGCTTCCGTCTGGGGTGGCTGGTGGCGGACAGAGCCGTTCTCGACAAACTGGTCATCGCCAAGCAGGCGGCCGACCTGCACACCAGCACCGTGGCCCAGGCCATCATGCGCCGCTATCTGGAAACCAATGATATAGAGGGGCATGTGGCCCTGATTCGCGAACGCTACGGTTCCCAGCGTGAGGTCATGGTCGAGATGATCCGCCGGTATTTCCCGCCCGAAGTGTCCATCATCGAGCCCGAGGGCGGCATGTTCCTGTGGGCGACCATGCCCCGGGGCGCTTCGTCCATGGACCTGTTCGATGCGGCCATCAAGGACAAGGTCGCCTTTGTGCCGGGCCAGCCGTTCCATGTGGACGGTACGGGCGATAACACCTTGCGCCTCAACTTCTCCAACTCCGACGCCCCCCGCATCGAGGAGGGCATCAGGCGTCTTGGCAGGAGCATTCAGACCATTTTGAAATAA
- a CDS encoding FAD-dependent oxidoreductase — protein sequence MAQHIVVIGGVALGPKAACRFKRLKPGSTVTMIDQSGLISYGGCGIPYFVSGDVSEARELSTTSFHMVRDVTFFKDVKGVDVLTLTRATRIDRERKQVHVENVTTGETTVLDYDKLVIATGATPRRLGLPGEDLAGVSYVCNPDDATRIRDGIAKGEVGSAVVIGAGFIGLEMAEAFADMWGIETSVVEITDQLMPRLVSPTLAAMAQRHMEEKGVGFYFGESVRALEGENGRVKRVVTDKRTLDADAVIIAAGVVPVSELARDAGLAVHDRGGVMVDEYMRTSDPDIYSGGDCAVVKHLITGQPAFLPLGSMANRQGRVIGTNLAGGEARFPGVVGSFVVKLFETSLAGTGLSLEAALAAGYDAVSVLQVQLDRAHFYPTKELMTLEMVVDKKTRRVLGVQGFGSSGDAMVGRINAIAAILPRNPKVEDISNLEMAYAPPFASAMDVLNSLANVADNVLDGINRGVGPDGFATLWNSNGEGTCHFIDCREEADADGYVQRNPGRWHNIPQGELRQRINEVPRDRTVVLVCNTGARSYEAQIILDEQGFDDVINVQGGMAAIKKYGIEL from the coding sequence ATGGCTCAGCACATCGTAGTGATCGGCGGCGTTGCCCTGGGGCCCAAAGCCGCCTGCCGCTTCAAGCGACTTAAGCCCGGCTCCACCGTGACCATGATCGACCAGAGCGGCCTCATCTCCTATGGGGGGTGCGGTATTCCCTATTTTGTCTCGGGCGACGTGTCCGAGGCGAGAGAACTCTCCACCACCAGTTTTCACATGGTGCGTGATGTGACGTTCTTCAAGGATGTCAAAGGGGTGGATGTGCTCACCCTGACCCGGGCCACGCGTATCGACCGGGAGCGGAAGCAGGTCCATGTAGAGAATGTGACTACAGGAGAGACCACGGTGCTCGACTACGACAAGCTGGTCATCGCCACGGGGGCCACGCCACGGAGGCTGGGCCTGCCGGGCGAGGATCTGGCCGGAGTCAGCTATGTCTGCAACCCGGACGACGCCACGCGCATCCGCGACGGTATCGCCAAGGGCGAGGTGGGAAGTGCCGTTGTTATCGGCGCGGGTTTCATCGGCCTTGAAATGGCCGAAGCCTTTGCAGACATGTGGGGCATCGAGACCAGCGTGGTGGAGATCACGGACCAGCTCATGCCCAGGCTGGTCAGCCCGACTCTGGCCGCCATGGCCCAGCGGCATATGGAAGAGAAGGGCGTCGGTTTCTACTTCGGCGAGTCGGTTCGGGCTCTTGAGGGCGAGAACGGCCGCGTCAAGCGCGTGGTCACGGACAAGCGGACCTTGGACGCCGATGCGGTGATCATTGCGGCAGGCGTTGTGCCGGTCTCGGAGCTGGCTCGTGACGCCGGGCTTGCCGTGCATGACCGCGGCGGGGTCATGGTGGACGAATACATGCGTACCAGCGACCCGGATATCTACTCCGGCGGTGACTGCGCCGTCGTCAAGCATTTGATTACCGGCCAGCCCGCCTTTCTGCCGCTTGGCTCCATGGCCAATCGACAGGGCCGGGTCATCGGTACCAACCTGGCCGGGGGCGAGGCCCGATTTCCGGGCGTGGTCGGCTCCTTTGTGGTCAAGCTTTTCGAGACCTCCCTGGCTGGGACGGGTCTGAGCCTTGAAGCGGCCCTGGCCGCCGGGTACGATGCCGTAAGCGTACTTCAGGTCCAGTTGGACAGGGCGCATTTTTATCCTACCAAGGAGTTGATGACCCTGGAAATGGTGGTCGACAAAAAGACCCGTCGTGTACTGGGAGTGCAGGGCTTTGGCAGTTCGGGCGATGCCATGGTCGGCCGCATCAATGCCATTGCCGCCATTCTGCCCCGCAATCCGAAGGTGGAGGACATTTCCAACCTTGAGATGGCCTACGCGCCGCCGTTTGCCTCGGCAATGGACGTGCTTAACTCCCTGGCCAATGTGGCGGACAACGTGCTTGACGGCATCAATCGAGGTGTCGGCCCTGACGGGTTCGCTACATTGTGGAACAGTAACGGCGAGGGCACCTGCCACTTCATCGACTGCCGCGAGGAGGCAGACGCCGATGGTTATGTGCAGCGTAACCCCGGCCGGTGGCACAACATCCCTCAGGGCGAGTTGCGTCAACGCATCAATGAGGTGCCGCGTGACAGGACCGTGGTTCTGGTCTGCAACACCGGAGCCCGTTCCTACGAGGCCCAGATCATTCTTGATGAACAGGGGTTCGACGATGTTATTAACGTCCAGGGCGGCATGGCTGCCATCAAGAAATACGGGATAGAGCTTTAG
- a CDS encoding response regulator produces the protein MRILIVDDDESIVLYLQTALAPFARCDGAASGEDGLLLFGQAQNEGVPYDVVMMDILMPGMNGHEAAEAMRSREAQRGIAPRDAFKLVMITSLVDDANVTRAFFEAHATCYLVKPFDKESVLDELRQNLVL, from the coding sequence ATGCGGATTCTCATCGTGGACGACGACGAGAGCATCGTGCTCTACCTGCAGACCGCGCTGGCGCCCTTTGCCCGGTGCGACGGCGCGGCCAGCGGCGAGGACGGGCTGCTTCTCTTCGGCCAGGCCCAGAACGAGGGTGTCCCCTACGACGTGGTCATGATGGACATCCTGATGCCGGGCATGAACGGCCACGAGGCGGCCGAGGCCATGCGCAGCCGGGAGGCGCAGAGAGGCATCGCCCCCCGCGATGCCTTCAAGCTGGTCATGATCACCTCATTGGTGGACGATGCTAACGTCACTCGGGCCTTTTTCGAGGCCCACGCCACCTGCTATCTGGTCAAGCCATTTGACAAGGAGAGCGTACTCGACGAACTGCGTCAAAACCTCGTGCTCTGA
- a CDS encoding ABC transporter ATP-binding protein — MQPILEIKDIDKHFDISGSLLDQLKFRGGRLTRQRTVVKAVNGVSLNVLPGETLSVVGESGCGKSTLARTVMGLYRPNRGEILYRGERIDHLDSSSMLPYRTRMQMVFQDPYASLNPRMTVRQILEEPVRFHNPSLNRDEVADRVAEVMRQVGVDPVWATNFPHEFSGGQRQRISIARALVVGPEFIVADEPIAALDVSIQAQVLNLLMDAQEKLGLTYLFISHDLSVVQHISTRVAVMYLGCVCELATAKELFTNPRHPYTQALLSAIPRLGGRAGGHVKLSGDVPTPINLPPGCVFHGRCPHADNRCRREIPATHTLPSGTVVACHAVEEGRI, encoded by the coding sequence ATGCAGCCGATCCTTGAAATCAAAGACATCGACAAGCACTTCGACATCTCCGGCTCCCTGCTCGACCAGTTGAAATTCCGGGGAGGCAGGCTGACGCGCCAGCGCACCGTGGTCAAGGCGGTCAATGGCGTATCCTTGAACGTCCTCCCCGGCGAAACCTTGAGCGTGGTAGGCGAATCCGGCTGCGGCAAGTCCACCCTGGCCCGCACGGTCATGGGACTGTACCGGCCCAACCGAGGCGAGATACTCTACCGAGGCGAGCGCATCGATCACCTCGACTCCTCGTCCATGCTCCCCTACCGCACCCGGATGCAGATGGTCTTTCAGGACCCCTACGCCTCGCTGAATCCGCGCATGACCGTGCGCCAGATTCTGGAAGAGCCTGTGCGGTTCCACAATCCCTCCCTCAACCGGGACGAGGTTGCCGACCGGGTGGCCGAGGTCATGCGTCAGGTGGGCGTGGACCCGGTCTGGGCCACCAACTTTCCCCATGAGTTCTCGGGAGGGCAGCGCCAGCGCATCTCCATCGCCCGCGCCCTGGTGGTGGGGCCGGAGTTCATCGTGGCCGACGAACCCATTGCCGCCCTTGATGTCTCCATCCAGGCGCAGGTTCTCAACCTGCTCATGGACGCCCAGGAAAAACTCGGCCTGACCTACCTCTTCATCAGCCACGACTTAAGCGTGGTCCAGCACATCTCCACCCGGGTTGCGGTCATGTACCTCGGTTGCGTCTGCGAGTTGGCCACAGCCAAAGAGCTGTTCACCAACCCGCGCCATCCCTATACACAGGCCCTGCTCTCGGCCATCCCGCGCCTCGGCGGGCGGGCGGGCGGCCATGTCAAACTCTCCGGCGACGTGCCCACCCCCATCAACCTTCCTCCGGGCTGCGTCTTCCACGGCCGCTGCCCTCACGCCGACAATCGTTGCCGCCGCGAAATTCCGGCCACGCACACCCTGCCCAGCGGCACGGTGGTGGCCTGCCACGCCGTGGAGGAAGGCCGCATCTGA
- a CDS encoding ABC transporter ATP-binding protein — protein MEPLIEIKNLRVDFALRSGMVRALRDVTLTINKGERLGIVGESGAGKSVLGFSIINLISKPGRITGGQIIFNNQDISKYSCEQMRKIRGDRISMIFQDPMMTLNPVLTIGTQMKETIHAHRNVSDKEAEAICLDKLRKVYIPSPEKRLNQYPHEFSGGMRQRIVIAISLLTNPNLIIADEPTTALDVTIQAEIMDLLLELCETENMGLILITHDLAVVSEVTQRIAVLYAGKVVEIGPTRQIIDNPRHPYTQGLIQALPQMAGGARRLNQIPGMMPSLRDMPSGCPFQPRCTVRIDKCLHEIPLLTAPEDGSQVACFVRQGGM, from the coding sequence ATGGAACCGCTCATCGAAATAAAGAACCTGCGGGTCGATTTCGCTCTGCGCTCGGGCATGGTCCGAGCCTTGCGCGACGTGACCCTGACCATAAACAAGGGCGAGCGCCTCGGTATCGTCGGTGAATCGGGCGCGGGCAAATCCGTGCTCGGATTCTCCATCATCAATCTTATCTCCAAACCGGGCCGGATCACTGGTGGCCAGATCATCTTCAACAACCAGGACATCTCCAAATATTCCTGTGAACAAATGCGCAAAATCCGGGGCGACCGCATCTCCATGATCTTCCAGGACCCGATGATGACCCTCAATCCTGTCCTGACCATCGGCACCCAGATGAAGGAGACCATCCACGCCCACCGCAACGTCTCGGACAAGGAGGCGGAGGCCATCTGCCTCGACAAGCTGCGCAAGGTCTACATCCCCTCGCCGGAAAAACGCCTGAACCAGTATCCCCACGAGTTCTCCGGGGGCATGCGTCAGCGCATCGTCATCGCCATCTCGTTGTTGACCAATCCGAACCTGATCATCGCCGACGAACCGACCACGGCACTGGACGTGACCATTCAGGCGGAGATAATGGACCTGCTTCTTGAGCTGTGCGAAACGGAAAACATGGGGCTCATCCTGATCACCCACGATCTGGCTGTGGTTTCGGAAGTCACCCAGCGCATCGCGGTACTCTACGCGGGCAAGGTGGTGGAGATCGGCCCCACCCGACAGATCATCGACAACCCCCGGCATCCTTACACCCAGGGCCTGATCCAGGCCCTGCCGCAGATGGCTGGCGGCGCCAGACGACTCAACCAGATTCCGGGCATGATGCCCTCACTGCGCGACATGCCCTCAGGCTGTCCCTTCCAGCCGCGCTGCACGGTGCGCATCGACAAATGCCTTCACGAAATCCCCCTGCTCACTGCGCCGGAAGACGGCAGTCAGGTCGCCTGTTTCGTGCGCCAGGGAGGGATGTGA
- a CDS encoding ABC transporter permease has translation MQTSWTRFKESYMLHSFLRDPVALCSFIILTTLVFSAFAAPVIAPHNPYDTRTINVMDARTPPSWSDKGDAKFLLGTDSQGRDILSTMLYGMRVSLIIGVGAVCLQAAIGIVVGLLSGYIRRLDTILMRIADVQLSFSTYMVAIFIGAIVQTVFGVAGYNKVAVPLLIVIIGLAEWPQYARTVRASVLAERRKEYVEAARVIGLPKTRIMWRHILPNTLSPVLVISTVQVANAIMSEAALSFLGLGMPVTQPSLGSLITAGFQYIFSGSWWITTFPGILLVTLILVINLLGDWLRDFLNPKLYKG, from the coding sequence ATGCAGACCAGTTGGACCCGCTTCAAGGAATCCTACATGCTCCACAGCTTCCTGCGCGACCCTGTGGCGCTGTGCAGCTTCATCATCCTGACCACGCTGGTGTTTTCCGCCTTTGCCGCGCCCGTCATCGCCCCCCACAATCCCTACGACACCCGCACCATCAACGTCATGGACGCCCGGACCCCACCCTCGTGGTCCGACAAGGGCGATGCCAAGTTCCTCCTCGGCACAGACTCCCAGGGCCGCGACATTCTCTCCACCATGCTCTACGGTATGCGCGTCTCGTTGATCATCGGCGTCGGTGCGGTCTGTCTGCAGGCGGCCATCGGCATTGTGGTAGGGCTGCTTTCCGGCTATATCCGGCGCCTCGACACCATCCTGATGCGCATAGCCGACGTGCAGCTCTCGTTCTCCACCTACATGGTCGCCATCTTCATCGGAGCCATCGTCCAGACCGTTTTCGGCGTGGCCGGGTATAACAAGGTCGCCGTGCCGTTGCTCATCGTCATCATCGGCCTTGCCGAGTGGCCTCAGTATGCCCGCACTGTACGCGCCTCGGTGCTGGCCGAGCGGCGGAAGGAATACGTTGAGGCAGCGCGGGTCATCGGTCTGCCAAAAACACGCATCATGTGGCGCCACATCCTGCCCAACACCCTTTCGCCGGTACTGGTCATCTCCACCGTGCAGGTGGCCAACGCCATCATGAGCGAGGCGGCCCTCTCCTTTCTCGGTCTTGGCATGCCGGTGACGCAGCCCTCACTCGGCTCCCTGATCACAGCGGGATTCCAATACATCTTCTCGGGTTCATGGTGGATCACCACTTTCCCCGGCATCCTGCTCGTCACCCTGATCCTGGTCATCAACCTCCTTGGCGACTGGCTCCGGGACTTCCTCAACCCCAAACTGTACAAGGGGTAG